The Planctomycetota bacterium DNA segment CAACTGCTGAGGAGAAGCCAGCCGTCACGAGCGACAAACCGTGCGACAACAAGTACGTCCGAAGCTGGGCCGACAAGGTGCTGGCCCACGTCGCGCCCGATGAGGTCGTCTGGTGCGACGGCAGCGACGAGCAGCAACAGCAGTTCTTCGCCCGAGGCATCGCCGAAGGCATCTTCATCCAGCTCAACCAGGAGAAGCTCCCCGGCTGCTACCTCCACCGCAGCGACCCCAACGACGTCGCCCGCACCGAGAAGAGCACCTTCATCTGCACGCCCGACGAAGACGCAGCCGGCCCGACCAACAACTGGATGAAGGACCAGGACGCGTACGCGATGCTGCGTCCCAAGTTCGAGGGGTGCATGAAGGGCCGCACCGCCTACGTCATCCCGTTCGTCATGGGACCCATCGGCAGCCCGCTGGCGAAGGTCGGCGTGCAGATCACCGACAGCGTCTACGTCGCGGCGAGCATGAAGCTCATGACCCGCATGGGCCAAGTCGCCTGGGACGAGCTGGGCGACTCGCGCGAGTTCACCAAGTGCGTCCACTCCATCGGCACGCTCGACCCGGCGGACCGGTACATCTGCCACTTCCCGTACGACAACACCATCTGGTCCTACGGCAGCGGCTACGGCGGCAACGCGCTCCTGGGCAAGAAGTGCATGGCCCTCCGCATCGCCAGCTTCCTCGGCAAACGCCAGGGCTGGATGGCCGAGCACATGCTGATCCTGGGGGCCGAAGGTCCCGACAACAACGGCGGCCGGGAGAAGACCTACGTCGCCGCCGCCTTCCCCAGCTCCTGCGGCAAGACGAACTTCGCCATGCTCGTCCCGCCCAAGAAGTACCTCGACGACGGGTGGAAGGTCACCACCGTCGGCGATGACATCGCATGGATGTGGGTCGACGAAACGTCAGGCCGGCTAAGGGCGATCAACCCCGAGGCCGGCTACTTCGGCGTGGTGCCGGGGACGAACGACAAGTCCAACCCCAACGCCGCCGCGATGATCCAGAAGAACACCATCTTCACCAACGTCGCGCTCCTGGCCGACGGCGACGTCTGGTGGGAAGGCAAGACCAAGAAGCCGCCCAAGGAGTGCCTCGACTGGCGCGGCAACCGCTGGACGCCCAGCAGCCCCGACCCCGCCGCCCACCCCAACTCGCGGTTCACCGTGCCGATGGAGAACAACCCCGTCCTCGACCCCGCGGCCGACGATCCGCACGGCGTCGAGGTCTCGGCCATCATGTTCGGCGGACGACGCAGCAACACGATTCCCCTCGTTTATCAGGCATTTAACTGGGTTCACGGCGTTTACTGCGGCGCGACCCTCGGCTCCGAAGGCACCGCCGCCGCGGAGAATGCCGTCGGCGAGGTGCGTCGCGATCCCATGGCCATGCTGCCGTTCGTGGGGTACAACATGCGCGACTACCTCGTCCACTGGTTCCGCATGCGGAAGCAGATGACGGACTGCCCGCGCATCTTCGCCGTCAACTGGTTCCGCCGCGACGACGAGGGGAACTTCATGTGGCCTGGTTTTGGGGAAAACATGCGGGTTTTGAAGTGGATCATCGACCGCTGCAAGGGCCGGGCTTACGCGTACGAGGCGCCGCTGGGCTGGATGCCCAAGCCGGAGAACATCGACCTGGACGACCTGCCCGAGGTCAACGCCGCCGACTTCCGGGCGCTGGAGCGGGTCGACGTCGAGGCCTTCAAGCACGAGATCCTGGGCCAGGAGGAGCTGCTCCTGAAGCTCGCCGGCGACCTGCCCAAGGAGATTATCTTCCAGCGCGAGCTGCTCATCAGCCGCATGTGAGGTGGTCGGCGAGTGGGGTCGACGGGTGGGGAAAATGGCCCAC contains these protein-coding regions:
- a CDS encoding phosphoenolpyruvate carboxykinase (GTP), producing MEPTAEEKPAVTSDKPCDNKYVRSWADKVLAHVAPDEVVWCDGSDEQQQQFFARGIAEGIFIQLNQEKLPGCYLHRSDPNDVARTEKSTFICTPDEDAAGPTNNWMKDQDAYAMLRPKFEGCMKGRTAYVIPFVMGPIGSPLAKVGVQITDSVYVAASMKLMTRMGQVAWDELGDSREFTKCVHSIGTLDPADRYICHFPYDNTIWSYGSGYGGNALLGKKCMALRIASFLGKRQGWMAEHMLILGAEGPDNNGGREKTYVAAAFPSSCGKTNFAMLVPPKKYLDDGWKVTTVGDDIAWMWVDETSGRLRAINPEAGYFGVVPGTNDKSNPNAAAMIQKNTIFTNVALLADGDVWWEGKTKKPPKECLDWRGNRWTPSSPDPAAHPNSRFTVPMENNPVLDPAADDPHGVEVSAIMFGGRRSNTIPLVYQAFNWVHGVYCGATLGSEGTAAAENAVGEVRRDPMAMLPFVGYNMRDYLVHWFRMRKQMTDCPRIFAVNWFRRDDEGNFMWPGFGENMRVLKWIIDRCKGRAYAYEAPLGWMPKPENIDLDDLPEVNAADFRALERVDVEAFKHEILGQEELLLKLAGDLPKEIIFQRELLISRM